A single Oryctolagus cuniculus chromosome 18, mOryCun1.1, whole genome shotgun sequence DNA region contains:
- the LENG9 gene encoding leukocyte receptor cluster member 9, with product MAAASAEPAPPACRFFLEGRCRFGARCRQPHPGAPAPPSREPQAGAEAGAKKPPMRTAAAVVQRIRWDPRLDPADFTVGYADRFLGVREEPFTAFCWDEPLAALGPGVLAVPQHRVRYFRFRGRTVWDRASRTDLVFGSGAAAGRGPTILDALDAGGDEREGGDAQDGGSAQQDTDAQDSGDAQQDTDAPDGGGAQQDTDAPDGGGAQQDADAPDGASGHEDGDEREGTDAQDGGGVRQNTDAQDGGDAHGGTAAQDGGGARAALNKQGNAAGPAGPEAQVAQGGGSRKPAWTALWECGPGRVHDPGTQAQTPSAELPGLEETQAPAARGWGSEAWLMDVGDTGVASAAAPRQPRPTHFVALMVTEPGLQDAVAKAQQQLLQVAPSCAPFLVPTQALHLTVALLRLVGTGEEAAATGALRRALAAPGLQAPPQLTFGDPVLLGHHVLCALPDPPLDSMAQALSRRLEADGLRVLQPPGGLRPHLTLAKVPRGCSARLPLVGPGCSLSRELWSRPLRTLCLCRMGRAGGAYQPLAEIPLG from the coding sequence ATGGCGGCGGCCTCCGCCGAGCCCGCGCCGCCCGCCTGCCGCTTCTTCCTGGAGGGCCGCTGCCGCTTCGGCGCCCGCTGCCGCCAGCCGCACCCCGGCGCGCCGGCGCCGCCCAGCCGCGAGCCGCAGGCCGGGGCCGAGGCTGGGGCCAAGAAGCCGCCCATGCGCACGGCCGCGGCCGTCGTCCAGCGCATCCGCTGGGACCCGCGCCTCGACCCCGCTGACTTCACGGTGGGCTACGCCGACCGCTTTCTGGGCGTGCGCGAGGAGCCCTTCACTGCCTTCTGCTGGGACGAGCCGCTGGCCGCGCTCGGGCCGGGCGTGCTGGCCGTGCCGCAGCACCGCGTGCGCTACTTCCGCTTCCGCGGCCGCACCGTGTGGGACCGCGCCTCGCGCACCGACCTGGTGTTCGGGTCCGGCGCGGCGGCCGGCCGCGGGCCCACCATCCTCGACGCGCTAGACGCCGGCGGGGACGAGCGTGAAGGCGGGGACGCCCAGGACGGCGGGAGCGCGCAACAGGACACGGACGCCCAGGACAGTGGGGACGCGCAACAGGACACAGACGCCCCGGACGGCGGGGGCGCGCAACAGGACACGGACGCCCCGGACGGCGGGGGCGCGCAACAGGACGCGGACGCCCCGGACGGCGCGAGCGGGCACGAAGACGGGGACGAGCGCGAAGGCACAGACGCCCAGGACGGCGGGGGCGTGCGGCAGAACACGGACGCCCAAGACGGCGGGGACGCGCACGGAGGCACGGCTGCCCAAGACGGCGGGGGCGCGCGTGCGGCCCTGAACAAACAGGGGAACGCCGCTGGGCCCGCGGGACCGGAGGCCCAGGTTGCCCAGGGTGGAGGGAGTAGAAAGCCAGCCTGGACAGCGCTCTGGGAGTGCGGGCCGGGCAGGGTTCACGACCCCGGAACCCAAGCTCAGACACCGAGCGCGGAGCTCCCAGGCCTGGAGGAGACGCAGGCCCCGGCGGCCCGGGGGTGGGGTTCGGAGGCCTGGCTCATGGACGTCGGAGACACCGGTGTGGCTAGTGCAGCAGCGCCTCGTCAGCCCCGCCCCACGCACTTCGTGGCCCTCATGGTGACCGAGCCCGGGCTACAGGACGCGGTGGCCAAGGcccagcagcagctgctccaAGTGGCCCCGTCCTGCGCCCCGTTCCTGGTGCCCACACAGGCCCTGCACCTGACCGTGGCCCTGCTGCGACTGGTGGGCACGGGGGAGGAGGCGGCAGCGACGGGCGCTCTGAGGCGGGCGCTGGCAGCCCCAGGCCTTCAGGCACCGCCACAGCTGACTTTTGGCGACCCGGTGCTCCTGGGCCACCATGTGCTCTGTGCCCTGCCCGACCCCCCTCTGGACAGCATGGCGCAAGCTCTGAGCCGGAGGCTGGAGGCCGACGGGCTTCGGGTACTGCAGCCTCCGGGGGGCCTGCGCCCCCACCTCACCCTAGCCAAGGTGCCCAGGGGGTGCAGCGCCCGCCTCCCGCTCGTGGGGCCCGGCTGCAGCCTGAGCCGGGAGCTGTGGAGCCGGCCCCTGCGGACACTCTGCCTGTGCCGCATGGGCAGGGCGGGGGGCGCCTACCAGCCCCTGGCTGAGATCCCCCTCGGCTGA